GCTGGACGCCGCCGGCCACATCCAGGGGACCGACAACCCCCGGACCTTGGCCTGGGCCGCCGGCAACGGCCGGCCCCTCATCGCCCTGCTGGCCAACCACACCCGGGAGGCCAACAGCCGCCTCCTGAACAACCGGGGCGCCTGGGAGACGGCGGTGCGGGAGCTGGAGGACCTGCTGGCCAAAGGCTACAGCGGCATCAACGTCGACTTCGAGGACGTGCCCGTGGAGGACGGGCCCGCCCTGACGGAATTCGTCTGCACCTTGTACCGCCGGCTGAAGCCCCAGGGGCATCACATCAGCCTGTCCCTGCCCGCCAAGACCACCGATGCCGGCAACAGCTGGTCGGGAGCCTTCGACTACGCCGAACTGGGCCGGTGCGCCGACCACGTGGTCATCATGACCTACGACTTCTCCTGGGCCGGTGGATCGCCCGGGCCTGTGGGGCCCCTGGGCTGGATGAAGCGGGTCATGGAATACGCCGCCACCCGCATCCCCAAGGAGAAGCTACTCCTGGGCCTGCCCGCCTACGGCTATGACTGGCCGGTGGACGGCGGCCGGGGCCGGGCCCTGACCACCCGGACCATCCAGTCCCTGCTGGCGGCCCAGGGAATTGCGGCCGAATACCACCCGGAGCACGGTGAAAGCACCTTCACCTACGTGGACGAAGAAGGCATCCGGCGGGTGGTCTGGTTCACCCCGCCCGAGGGGGTGGCGGCCAAGCTGGCCTTGGTGGAGGAATTGGATTTGGCCGGAGTGGCCATGTGGCGCCTGGGCCAGGAGATGGAAGGCTACTGGCCCCACCTGCGGCGGATCAACGGCCGCTGAAGGGGCGCCGGCCCGCCCATCTAGTCTTCAAAGTGGCGGTCGAACCATTCCTTCATGACCTTGGCCATGTAGCCCGCCGACCGCTCGGCC
The nucleotide sequence above comes from Sphingobacteriaceae bacterium. Encoded proteins:
- a CDS encoding S-layer homology domain-containing protein is translated as MLSLRRTGGALALLLLLLFLLSLPVQAQESPGSLARFNDVRGHWAETFIRTMWYAGVLDVPEDGRFRPDEPVTRADFTFWLARALELSPVAGAGEPGFDAPFTDWEAIPEEQRGHIAAAHAAGLISGYPDGTFGPEGSITRLEIGTLLGRSLMELDLTPKQLFFLQFADGETIPEWGLPAALPVEKLIIIGTPKDGAMHFDPHGTTTRAQAITMVERFTRVRLEITGLPRPEPRPVAPVGKIFAGYYINQDVAYEVLQRHGSALDWLVYWGNELDAAGHIQGTDNPRTLAWAAGNGRPLIALLANHTREANSRLLNNRGAWETAVRELEDLLAKGYSGINVDFEDVPVEDGPALTEFVCTLYRRLKPQGHHISLSLPAKTTDAGNSWSGAFDYAELGRCADHVVIMTYDFSWAGGSPGPVGPLGWMKRVMEYAATRIPKEKLLLGLPAYGYDWPVDGGRGRALTTRTIQSLLAAQGIAAEYHPEHGESTFTYVDEEGIRRVVWFTPPEGVAAKLALVEELDLAGVAMWRLGQEMEGYWPHLRRINGR